A stretch of DNA from Coccidioides posadasii str. Silveira chromosome 1, complete sequence:
GCATATGACCCAGTCATTATCTGGATGTTTGTTGGGTTGTGCGGTGCCTCTGTCACTACTGCAGGTATCTTCTGGTACTTGTTCCATGGACTGAACAAGCAGGAAGATAAGATGAACTCTTTGGATAAGAACTACACCGGAGAGGATAGCTCATGATTGTGATGAGGTGGTAATGAATAAGTTTGGGAAAAGGgtttaattttatttttgatttCGAACTGGCAAGATGACTATTTTACCGTAATTATTTTTTGATGAAAGAGACGGATACCCCAGCTGTTGACACTTGAACAATGAGCTCTTGAATTGAGAATATACTCTCCACTGTGTTTTTACACATTGTGTGTCTCCCATCTCATTGATGTTGGACACATTGTCTCACTCAATATCAAGAGCTTTTTGCATTAAAATATTAAAGTACCTGGGCATGTAGTCGTCCGACCATGGGTGTGCTACGCAATTTGATTGTACATACAATCAAAGCTTTCACATTCATTACCACTTTATAGGGGTCAATATTTTCGCAGCGGCGAAGATAGCTTTTGTAGTCTTATCAACCCATTCCTGCGCAAGTTCTTGATTGCCGCCGAATTGCAGGGCCTCTGTAACCCCAGGGAATGTAGTTGGGGCATAGCTGTTAACGTTAGCCTGGGACTCACTTGTAGAGGGGGCAAAAGAAAGGAGAGTGGGGAAACGTACCCAGTGTCCAAGCCTGGAGCAAAAATTACATGTTTATagaattctctattgggCAAACCGCCTTGACCTACAAAGGCCCGCTCAAAGTCCCTCTGTTTATGGTTGACCATGTTGAGCAGACGCTTGTCGTTTGTCAACCTTGCCACTTTCTTTGCGGCCGTCAAGAGCCTCGCTGCCTTGCTGAATGCTTTGATGGAAAATTCAAGTTTCGATAGTTTAAGTTTGACATTTGATTCTTTTGCAAGGGCCTTCAGGTTGTCAAGATAAATGTTCATCTGCTTGGGATAGTTGGTGATGTCAAAGGGGACGACTTTGTCGCTGGCCAAATGATACGCCATCAGGCCCAAAAACTGACCCACTGCAAGGTGAGTCTTGAATCCGGGGTCGCCAAAGTTGACCATCCAGTGGTACGAATCAAAGTTCGAATGATAGTGATATATGGCATCGCTTGGACCACCGTAGGCACCGATGTCAGCCTACACAAGCGACCTGTCAGGAATTGAACGCACACATAAGGGATCTCGCTGTCAACTTACGGATGCAATGCCATTGTGAACGAAAGCAGTATAATCAGAGCCGCTTCCAAGGACGCCAATTTCTCCATTGACTACTTTCCAAACATCATACAAGCTTGTGCCCTGGGAACCTTTGAGGGAGTAAGGAACTTTCTTCATCGAGTCCATTCCTAGCTCGTGCAGCTGAGGAGTGGCATCAAACGATGGAAGTGGGCCAGATGTCGCAATATCGACATTAAGGTAGGCCACAGTGGTGGCTTTCAGCCAAGGAAGCTGTTCGCAGCGGGTTAGTACTCGCTGACGCTTAGAATGGTAGGATAGGAACAAATTACTCACATATTCTTCAACCCATTCCACAGAACCAAGAAGTCCATACTCCTCAGCATCCCAAGAACACAGCACGCTATATTATATTAGTAGGAGAAATCTTCGGTGAGGGTCGAAGTCAGTACTTACATTGTTCGCTTAGGTTTCCATCCGATTTTTTGCAGTTCACCAAAGGCTTTTGCGAGTTCAATCATAACTGCCGACCCGGAGTTGGGATCCGCAGCGCctcccacaatccatgcatCGCGATGGTTGCCAATGACGACAACCTCATCGGGGCTCGTTCCGTTGATAATCCCGACGGCATTCCAGATAGGAGTGATGGCGTCGCTCATGACGTTCTTCAGTGAGAGCTTGGTTCCCGGAGCGGGTCCGGTTGAGTAGGTAACATTGAGACCACCAACCCATTTAGGACGGCCGACCTCTTCTCCAGAGACACCATGGCCGTCGAGGGCGGCAAGAATTGGAACAGCCTCTAACCATGAAATTGGAAGCGACGGAATTTTGGGCACAACACTGCTCTTGTCTTGACGAGGAGAATCGGGCTTTGACGGATAGCCTGGTGTAGTGGGATCTCCAGGGTAAGTGGACAGGAATTGAACAGAACCTCGTTGCACAGATGTAGGGTTCCGAGCTGGGCCGTGGGGATAGGCTGCATATCCGTTTGCCTCAGTCACGTTTCCATCGTCACCGGGATCTGTGAAAATGACACAGCCAATCATCCCATAGTCTTGGGCATTTTTAACCTTAAGACCTCTTTAAAAATCAGATCAGCATGATGCTTTAGTAGAAAGATGGCCCTGTTAGACAAGGATCAGGAGGATGATTTACCTAAAGGGGCCACCATAACGGGCAATGGCAATTTTACCCTCAAGTTCAACTCCCAATTCCACTAGCCGTTCAAAGTCAACCTGTTGCCCACGGCCAACGTATACGTATTCTGCTGTTACTTCTCCACTGGCAGAGTAGCCGTGGAATGTTGGAATGCGATTCGGATAACTCGAAGTATCGTCTTCTGGCAGCACTGCTTCCTCTAAGCTTGCCTTCCACTCGGTGCCATTTGCCAGTGAAAGTGACAGGGAATGTGACTCTGGGTAGTTAAGGTAGACAGTGTACGGCACCACCGAGGATTCCAAGCCGTATTCAGCCCACTTGTCCGCGGTCCATTGGGCCATGGTGCGGTTCTTGCCCGCCAAATGAGCTCCATGAGTATAGTAGTGGGACCAACCGCCTATGGAAGCGCTGTCAAAGCTGTTAAGCAAGATAGACTCATGCGTCGTCAGGCGAGGAGGATGGTGCGGTCGGCCGCGTTTCGTTAGATACGGATGATTTAGATCAAAATCTCTTCGCTGGATGTGGTCCTTCCCACATCCTTCCACCGTAAATGGCAATGAAAGAGCGAGTAGTGAAAGTGTCTTGACATACATGCTGGGCTATGGTTGAACCATTGACACTCCGCTGGAAAGCAATTTTGAGAAGACCAGCAAGCTGGACGGGGCGACCGGTTCAATTTATACGACCTCCTCCATTGCAGATCCAAGACCAGCGGGAGCCATGGCAAATGACAAACAAGCCACGGCGAATTCAGACAGCTGAGCATGACTGATGTCAGCCCAAGTAGCATCGTGCCGCCTGGCATGAAAACCGCGTTCGTCTCCCAATTCCGGGTAGTATTGCAAAGCAATCATCCGGCCACTTCCCCGCATCTCGTTTTCCAGAAAGAATGGAAGACCAGAAGAGAAGTCCCTTGACCAATGTTATTCTTGATTATCTGCTGCTTGGTGGGCCGAGTTCTGCACCGGTGAGAACGAGCTTCCTCTTTAACTTTAGACAAGGCGACGGCGATGCAACGCTGCTCCATGTTCAACACGGCGCCGGGTCTCCCCCATGTCGATCACAACCTCAAACCAGTTAGCCACTGCCCCATGGGGTCAGGGAATCCTGGCACAAGAGGTGTACAGCACAAAACTCCGGAGTAAGCTCCATCACTGTTGTCCACGCGGTGCGGTTTGCTGGGATTCCGAGGTTGAGGTCGCCGCCTGCAAACCGAGAGGTGCTCCGGAAATTATTTGGCGATGTCACCGCAAGAGCTAGTTACTCTATGAAATTAGTTAAATTGCATCTTGGGTTGGCAGACGCTGCAGCCAACCCCGCAATTGAAGTTTGATATGCCTTTGTGACTTCGGACGGCTTCTTCCTCTGACCTAGCAAGGCACTTTCTTTCGTCTAACTGCTCGACTTCCACAGGGCCTTCGTAATAAGGAAAGGATCCTCAAAGCTACCTTAATTTGGGCAAGCTGGGGAGTACGTCGATAAGGAGCTGTGTTTTGTTTTGCAGTTAAGGTCGTTCCAAGAAGCTCGCTGCCTCAGGCCTTGGCCAGCGGCACGGAAATCGAGCCTCTGCCGTGCCTAAACAGAGCGCCCGCACGCCAAGGCCTCTCCCCAACCCCAAGCCTAATATCAAGCCTAAGGGGAACCGGCCAGAGCCCAATTGGCCCTTAATTGGGGCCTGGGCATCACGGCTCGATGCTCGTCACGCAGTATGGTAAATGCTACTTCTTCACCCGCGGGAATTGTAATGTGTCCACACTCCATACTCTGGTACATACATTTAGGTAACCCTCAAAATATCGCCTCTAGGTAATTACAAGGTATGAAATTGCCTTTTCTAATAAAGataaacccccccccccccccccccccccccccccaatcGAACGTTTGATTGGCATCCGTTGAGTATTTACCAGAGGGCATGCTTAAACAACAGTATCTCTTCTCGTGCTTGACAACAATATCACCAAAAGGGAAGCTGAACAAACCAAGAAGCGggagggaagaagaagaaaaggaacagAAACAAGTACCGAAAAAGCTCAAAAAGGTATCAAACTAATATTCCAAGATGGGAATAGGAAATTCACCTAGTAAACGTGGAGAGGTAACGCAGAGCGGTACATCAAAAATGATTTTCAAAAAAGGGGGGTGTAGATAGAGATAGGAATCTAAGCCGGCGTGGAGTATTCAAAGCTAAATGCTCAATCAAATCTTCTCGTGGCGATTAAAAATCACTCTCCGTGTATCCTCCAGTGACGGTGGATACGGTCACAGCTCTCGAAGAGGCATCACCTCTAATTTTCTTCGTCCGCTCGATCATGAATGTATCTTCGTCCGCTGGCCGTGTTTGGGCGCTGTTCCCATGAAAAAACTCACAACGGTACCGCAGAAACTCATCTCGACTACGATAGATTGTGATGACATCGCCAGTATACACCTTTCCAAAAAGATAGGCATCCCCATCTGGGGTTTCACTCTGCAACTCCACATCGTTGATCCAGATACGCTTGCTCGTCTTGGTGGATACGATTGTAACAACATCTGACATCTGAGTCCAGTCCTCACCTGCGCCAATACGTGACTCAATCGCAGGTGCCCAGAATGTCAATTCCAATGCGTACGTTGGGATACGCGTATCCATCGGGTCGGGGTATCGAATGGTGTTACCGGCACCACGGCCCCAAGACGTCATGCGAGAGTTGAGGAAAATGGTTTGATCGGTAATGGAGCCCAGGACGGGCGTCAATTTGCCTAGAACGGTGGGAGGTTTTGCGAAATTGTTTTTATTCTGGCCTTTGTCTTCCATGTCCTTGGTAATTAACTGGGAGTGATGCTCTATGGCATGCGAGATATGGGACCCATGACTTAAGTCGAGCCCTAACGACGAACGGATTTCCTTTCCTGTGCGCTCATCAATCGTACAAGCGAGATCTATCCAGGAGGCATCATTGAATTCTCCAATCTGCTTAACTGATCCATTTCGGATGGATGATTCACGTAAAGAGCGAGCTCCTTTGTTGTCATTGGTACCTCGGTTCGGAATTGGTTGGCTGGGCGAGAGAATGGGATGTACGCGACTGTGCCTGCCTACCTGttcctcttcatcgtccGAACCATTTTCCATGTCAGAATCATCTCCATCTCCAGGTCCATTCGCTCCATTAGATGACATTTcgttcttttcttcctctagGGGTGCGTTGTCACTATTGGGAGAAGTAGATATACCGTCGGAGCCCATGTTCAGGTTACCCACGAGGGATTCGGCACCCATTAGACTCGACGCTGAGCCTCCAAATCTAGATGCCATCTCCGAGAGTAAATAGTTGGACGGGGTTGTAGTGTGTAGACTATGTCCATGAGAACTTGACTTACCGTTGGATGACGGATAGTCACTTCTCGACACGCTACCAAACTCCCGTTGAAATTGGGGACCATCCATGGGAATCGCGGTATCGGGGTCTAGTGCTCCGGTGTTTCGCAATACAGAGGGGGTTACTTCGCCGAAGAGGCGTCGGCCTGTTGGTGTAGATTCTAGGTGAACACTGGAGCCAAAATCGTAACTGGAGATGTTTGGGAGCGACGGATATGGAATCCTTgcgggaagaagaggagtCGCGTGATGGCTTCCATCTTGTTTTTCTGTCACTCTCGGTCTTTTAATGTTAATAGGTTCTGAAGACGGTGGGTCTTCAACTTCACTTTCTTCTTCGAAAGGATCGTGCGTCACGTCATTTAAATCAATGCCCGAAGCGTCCAGCCGTTCGTATTCGCTTGACTCCGGCTCACTGACTTCTGCTATAGCTTTCAAGTCGGAGTtgacttcttcttcgtccGCTTCATCTATATCCATGTAATCGAATTCATCTGGGACATCAACAAGCCACGGATGTTTGAAACATGCTGATTCCTTGGGTCTAGCTTTCGGATCACGGTTAAGGAGTTTCGAAATGAAGTCTATTCCTTCTTCTGATACGCCTTCTCTCCTCAACCCGTTGAAATCCGCATCGGTTGTCATAATGTTCCGTAGCATTTGGGCGCCTCTATCATCTCCCCGTCCCATATATGGAGGAACACCGCAGAGTATATGAAACAAAACGGCACCAAACGACCACATATCAACTGATTGGTCATATGGTGATGTCTTGGGTAGCCTGTTGAAGGGTAAGTAATATTCTGAACAAGGCCCAGAGGAGACTTACGGGTCGCCAAGTCGTCGTCGCTTTCGGGCTTCCTTTCGCTTATAATCCTCATATTCCGGATACACTTCGGGGGCACAATACAGCAGAGTGCCACAGAAGGTCTTCATAAACGTTTCTTCTTGAACGACTTTGGATAGGCCAAAGTCAGACAGCTTAACCCTCAGTGGGTCAATCGAGGAGATAAGGATGTTATCTGGCTTGATATCACGGTGCGTTATTTTCTTGCTGTGGAGATATTGCAATGCGTGTAAAACTTGTCGGGCGACGGTTTTGACCATTTGCTCGGGAAGTTTACCCATCTGAGAAAGATAAGAGGACAGTTCGCCTCCTCCGACATACTCCATGATAATGTAGATCCAGCGATTTTCATGATCATGATAATCATGAAATCGAACGATATTTGGCTTCAAATGTTATTAGTTTGCCAAATCCGGAGAAATATGAAAACTGGAGTCTTACATGCTCGAGATCTCTCATGATCCTCATTTCGCTATCGACTTTCTGATCCAAAACATTGTTCTTCATCAAGCGGCGCTTATCAAGTTCTTTGCAGGCAAAGAGTGCACCATCGTTCTTGGTGGCTAATTTGTACACAGTAGCAAACGCACCTTTGCCTATTTGTCCGGTGACATTGTACTTTGAGCCGCCATTCCAACGCATGCCATGGGAATTGCAAATTTGCTGGGGTATAATGAAATCGTGTACATCTCGACGCTGGTCGCCTTCGGGTTTCTTCGTGGCTTGGCGGATCCTATTCAGGTATTGAACCAAGTTCTGGTTGTATTGAGCCTGGAACTCATCACGGGAAGGAATGCGAACGATGAACTTGATTCCGCAAGATGTTTCGTTGCCGATGACTTGAATTATCGACCCGTGTACGAGCATTTGCGTCGTTGGAGCTCCTCCTTTTCTGTCCCTTCGAATTTGTGCATCGTCGACAATTGTACCATTGGTGGAGATGTCCTCAAGCATCAGAATACCATCGGGTTTAAGGTAGATCCGAAAGTGAGTGTTGGATATTTTCTTCTCACTGTCATCCGGTGAGAGAACAATGTCACAACGCGACGTGTTTCGCCCAAAATAAAAACCCGAGCTCAAATTTTTTACTTCCGAGGAGAACCTCAGAGCTATATCGCGGTTTGGTTCGACGGAAAAGGTGTCACCGGTATCGTACTCGAGGCCATCGTCCTGCTGCAGAATATGTTGCGAAGAACGCTTGGCAGTGGCGGCCACGGCAGTGTGGGCAGCGATAGAGCCGGGATGTAGAATGCATATGATGTCTGCGATGTCTTGTTGGTCAAGCCCTGAGTTATTGAGACCCCTGCGTCTAGGATCTGTGTATGGTTGCGTGGAAGGCTGAGTCGCGTCATCCATGGTTAAGAAGATGGGCCGGAAAGACAGAGACTGCTTTCAAGAATGTAACAAGGGTATCAACCTTCAGAAATGGGCCCGAGTTGGCAAACAGACTGCTCGATCATGCGATACGTTCGCATAGAAAGTCTTGGATCTTGTCGAAATAGATGGGAAATGAGATGTTTTATACATATATTTCACTTCCTTTGGGGCCTGATATGGATAGTAATTTAAGCAATCTGGTCTTAATAAAGATGAAAATGATGATCTGatttcaagaataaactgCAGATAGAGCATTTCACAAGGACACTCAGACCTGCAATGTAgagaaatatctgaataagTAAGAGAAGCGGGAGAGAGGTCGCCCGGGCACCTGCAGTTGCTGAAGCAATCCAGAACTGGGGCAAAGATGCGACGAGAACAGTTGTGGTACCAAACACTGAGCCTAGGAGTCTAGACTGCAGACACTgaagggaaaaggaaaaaaggtcATCACATATGATATGccaaagaagggaaaaaaaaaaaaaaaaaaaaaaaaggaaaaagagagaaggctGGACCTCGAGAATTTATACTTATGAGACAGCTATGACTAACCTTTTTAAGCAGCTGACAGTCTGCAGAGATCCCTGGACGAAGCCTCGCCAAATACAAGCAGGGTGCCGACGACCGTTGCACTCAACTGAGATCTCCGACGGGAAAATCGAGAATTGAAACAGTGTGACTCAAGAGGGCAGACCAAAAATTGGGATTCTTGTTAGGCGTATTCCTGGCTCAAAGCCAGGCGAACACTCAATCTGCTGCACAGTGGCTCCCACGCCTCACTGCAGATTATCCCATCCCACCCCAAAACACGTCCTTCGTCGATTCTAGATATAGTGAACACTCGATTTTATGTAGCGTCTGGGGGTAGTGTGCCCTGGTGGATCACACACAAACTGGTCGCCTTACCAGGCAGGGAGTCACGAGCGTAGGCGTACTGGGGTGGGAGGAGAAACCACTGCTGGGATCCAGAAGTCGAAGACGAGGGAAAACACAATGGTTCAAGGCTTTTCTCAGCTAGAAGGAGTCAGTAGGATGTTTAGTGTCTCAATTGGTGCGTTATCGGCACGAGAAACAAGGAGAGAGCACTCAAGGATGTCGATGAGAAGGCAGCCTTACTGTCGCCCAGGAACAACGCGTTTCGCCACTCACTATCTAGCTAACGGCTGAGAAAATTGTAAGAAGCTAGGAAAGTATCGTCGCATGGCAGGATGTCAGCAATTGTCCTGCTGCGTGTCCCGGATGGAGTTTTAGACGGCAAACACCAAGAGCCCTTGACAAAAGCTGCCGTCCAAACAAACAGCGGCGAGTTGCGGTCCGCAGAAAGTTAACCGCAGTTCCTCGCAGCCTCGCAGCGTGGTTGGCCCGTGCATTGCTTAGCGCTGCCGCTATGCCGTTCCGGGGCCTAGCGCCCCCATGCCATCCACCAAACCAGCACCCGCCGGCCTCTCGCCGCAGGGACTGCGACGGTGACAACGCCCGCTGGTCCGGTCCCGCCTCGAGGCCGGGGAGCCCTTTGTTCAGTCTACGGGGTGCGTGTGGGCATATCCAATTATGTCCAGTTATTACTAGCTACGGAGAAGGGAGTATGGAGTCTGGTGTTTGGCCGCGGAAATTGCTTCATCGTTGGCCATATCGCTTCTGCGTATTGTCACCCGTGGCGCTGGAACCAACCTCCGTCTGTGTCAAAGCTGCATTCATCACCCGGTCCAGCTTTTCAATCGCAGCGTCGCTGATTTCTGTGGCAACTGTCAGAAAAAGTCGCCAACAGCTCAGCCACGTCGTGATGGGGACAACCTACGATAGTGCACCACCAGCCGATTTCCCATCAGCTGCAAACCTTCTCTCTGGCCCAGCTCCTCCCACGCGTTGCATGAGACTTCACTAGCAGCCAGGTCAAGCCATACCATATTCGTCTCTGTTGGGCTTACAAGTTTACCTCCTTTGCGAACCCACATATCAGCAATTCGTTTCGCATTTGTATGGCTGGCTCGGAGCTTGCCGCCCTCGCCGCACGGGCCACTGCCAAATGTTTCTTCGACAGCGACTCGCGCGGCTGCCGCGATAATACCGGACTGTCGGGTCCCACCACCAATAGATTTTCGGAATTGACGAGCCTTTTTAATGAACTCGTCTGACCCGGCGAGAATACTGCCAATCGGCGCTCCAAGGCCCTTCGAGAAGCACAGGCTCACGCTGTCAAATAGGTTAGCGTAGCTAGGCAAATTGCCCGCCCCAGCAGCAACTGCCTCCCATAACCTGGCACCATCAAGGTGCACTTTCAAGCCGTGGCTACGGGCCCACTCGCAGATTCTCTCTGTTTCAGGTAGTGGCATTATCATGCCATCCAATGTATTCTCCAGGCTTATAACGCGAGTGGGACATCCGCGGAAATCGTCATCCAAAACAGCGTGTTTTTGGATGTCTTCAAGCACAAGATACCTTCCATTTTTCGGCACAATGCCCTTTAGATACGCACCAGTCCACGTCGTCACTCCGCCCGCTTCGTAATGGATGATGTGCGCCCGGTGGTCGCAGAGCACCCCGTATGGGGGCTGAGTGAGATGCGTTCTAAGGGCAACCTGGTTTCCCATTGTTCCAGACATCACCAGTAGAGCGTCTTCCTTGCCGGTAAGCTTAGCTATATATTCCTGCAAAGAGTTTGTAGTGCGATCTTCCATGAAGTCATCATCAAAAAGGGATGTGTTAGCAATGCCCTCCAGCATTGAAAGTGTCGGCTTTGTCACCACATCGCCTGTATAGCCATTAGTAAAGACCGTCAACTGTGTCGACTGAGCCATCGAAGCAGCTTCGGCGGACCGACTAGATACATATGAATCTGTGGGGCTCACTTCGAAAATCGAATGCAGCATCGCCGGGAGATTGCCACGAAATCCCCGATCGCAAACATGAGTCCAGCCGGGTCTGAGATATGCTGAATGGTCGCCTACACAAGCTAGGTCGTATAGAAGACCTTGGGATATGTAAACCGAGGTGGGAGATCGACTTCGGGAATCGCCCCGCCGCGATTAACCCATTTCGCATGTTTAGGGGCTTTGGTTTCAAGAACTACTATCAAATGAATAGCGTGAAACAAGACAAGCAAGGCCACGAGCGTATTTTTAGGACGAAGTAGCAGTGAAGACGACTCCGATTCGCAATGTAGGAACGGGGAACTCCAAACAGAGGGAAACCGGCGGACTGGCTCTGGAGCGATGTCGGATCATAAATCATCCGCGCAGTAGTGTCCGGCACCCCTGTGGCAGTGTCTCGGAAGGACCTACGAGGCTACTAACCATATGCGGAAGCTATAGGAACCACGGAACGTGAACTCAATAGATATGTGTGCTCTCACTCCCTTCCTTCTAAGGATTGTGGGATGAGAAGCAAGACAAAAACTCTGCAttggatcaaagaagatccaAGCCGctaagctggagactaactatatagagactagtgtctcAACACCGCCCCCTAGACTCTGGCGAGTACTGGGAGAAGACAAATTTCTAAATATATAAATCCAACAAATCCAGGATCCAAGCTGATTCAATAACCAAATGAGTGGAATATTTCTTAGTAAATGG
This window harbors:
- a CDS encoding uncharacterized protein (EggNog:ENOG410PG0H~COG:T~BUSCO:1029at33183), yielding MDDATQPSTQPYTDPRRRGLNNSGLDQQDIADIICILHPGSIAAHTAVAATAKRSSQHILQQDDGLEYDTGDTFSVEPNRDIALRFSSEVKNLSSGFYFGRNTSRCDIVLSPDDSEKKISNTHFRIYLKPDGILMLEDISTNGTIVDDAQIRRDRKGGAPTTQMLVHGSIIQVIGNETSCGIKFIVRIPSRDEFQAQYNQNLVQYLNRIRQATKKPEGDQRRDVHDFIIPQQICNSHGMRWNGGSKYNVTGQIGKGAFATVYKLATKNDGALFACKELDKRRLMKNNVLDQKVDSEMRIMRDLEHPNIVRFHDYHDHENRWIYIIMEYVGGGELSSYLSQMGKLPEQMVKTVARQVLHALQYLHSKKITHRDIKPDNILISSIDPLRVKLSDFGLSKVVQEETFMKTFCGTLLYCAPEVYPEYEDYKRKEARKRRRLGDPLPKTSPYDQSVDMWSFGAVLFHILCGVPPYMGRGDDRGAQMLRNIMTTDADFNGLRREGVSEEGIDFISKLLNRDPKARPKESACFKHPWLVDVPDEFDYMDIDEADEEEVNSDLKAIAEVSEPESSEYERLDASGIDLNDVTHDPFEEESEVEDPPSSEPINIKRPRVTEKQDGSHHATPLLPARIPYPSLPNISSYDFGSSVHLESTPTGRRLFGEVTPSVLRNTGALDPDTAIPMDGPQFQREFGSVSRSDYPSSNGKSSSHGHSLHTTTPSNYLLSEMASRFGGSASSLMGAESLVGNLNMGSDGISTSPNSDNAPLEEEKNEMSSNGANGPGDGDDSDMENGSDDEEEQVGRHSRVHPILSPSQPIPNRGTNDNKGARSLRESSIRNGSVKQIGEFNDASWIDLACTIDERTGKEIRSSLGLDLSHGSHISHAIEHHSQLITKDMEDKGQNKNNFAKPPTVLGKLTPVLGSITDQTIFLNSRMTSWGRGAGNTIRYPDPMDTRIPTYALELTFWAPAIESRIGAGEDWTQMSDVVTIVSTKTSKRIWINDVELQSETPDGDAYLFGKVYTGDVITIYRSRDEFLRYRCEFFHGNSAQTRPADEDTFMIERTKKIRGDASSRAVTVSTVTGGYTESDF
- a CDS encoding uncharacterized protein (antiSMASH:Cluster_1.6~EggNog:ENOG410PGQW~COG:E), which encodes MRNGLIAAGRFPKSISHLGLHIPRSSIRPSLCRRPFSISQTRLDSCLRSGISWQSPGDAAFDFRSDVVTKPTLSMLEGIANTSLFDDDFMEDRTTNSLQEYIAKLTGKEDALLVMSGTMGNQVALRTHLTQPPYGVLCDHRAHIIHYEAGGVTTWTGAYLKGIVPKNGRYLVLEDIQKHAVLDDDFRGCPTRVISLENTLDGMIMPLPETERICEWARSHGLKVHLDGARLWEAVAAGAGNLPSYANLFDSVSLCFSKGLGAPIGSILAGSDEFIKKARQFRKSIGGGTRQSGIIAAAARVAVEETFGSGPCGEGGKLRASHTNAKRIADMWVRKGGKLVSPTETNMVWLDLAASEVSCNAWEELGQREGLQLMGNRLVVHYQISDAAIEKLDRVMNAALTQTEVGSSATGDNTQKRYGQR
- a CDS encoding uncharacterized protein (SECRETED:SignalP(1-19)~EggNog:ENOG410PI09~COG:O,P~MEROPS:MER0015691~BUSCO:3518at33183) is translated as MYVKTLSLLALSLPFTVEGCGKDHIQRRDFDLNHPYLTKRGRPHHPPRLTTHESILLNSFDSASIGGWSHYYTHGAHLAGKNRTMAQWTADKWAEYGLESSVVPYTVYLNYPESHSLSLSLANGTEWKASLEEAVLPEDDTSSYPNRIPTFHGYSASGEVTAEYVYVGRGQQVDFERLVELGVELEGKIAIARYGGPFRGLKVKNAQDYGMIGCVIFTDPGDDGNVTEANGYAAYPHGPARNPTSVQRGSVQFLSTYPGDPTTPGYPSKPDSPRQDKSSVVPKIPSLPISWLEAVPILAALDGHGVSGEEVGRPKWVGGLNVTYSTGPAPGTKLSLKNVMSDAITPIWNAVGIINGTSPDEVVVIGNHRDAWIVGGAADPNSGSAVMIELAKAFGELQKIGWKPKRTIVLCSWDAEEYGLLGSVEWVEEYLPWLKATTVAYLNVDIATSGPLPSFDATPQLHELGMDSMKKVPYSLKGSQGTSLYDVWKVVNGEIGVLGSGSDYTAFVHNGIASADIGAYGGPSDAIYHYHSNFDSYHWMVNFGDPGFKTHLAVGQFLGLMAYHLASDKVVPFDITNYPKQMNIYLDNLKALAKESNVKLKLSKLEFSIKAFSKAARLLTAAKKVARLTNDKRLLNMVNHKQRDFERAFVGQGGLPNREFYKHVIFAPGLDTGYAPTTFPGVTEALQFGGNQELAQEWVDKTTKAIFAAAKILTPIKW